The Deltaproteobacteria bacterium region GTCCACTTGGTCCTCAAGCAGCATGCGTCCCACCTGCGGCGCCGTTCGCCAGAGCAGGTTTTCGGTGCGGGGAATGTAGCCCATAAAGGAAAAATGCCGGGGGGCCACCGAACCGACTGTGCCCGCGCCGGCCAACTGCTGCAGCAGGTTGAGGGGGAAGACGCAGTCCAGATCCTGCTTGGCCCGGCGGGTATCATAGCCGGGGTGGGACAGGGCGATCTCTTCTGCAGTCGTCTCCCCGGGGAGGATACGGTAGGAGTCATCGCCCAGCGGATTGCGGATCTGAAACGGCTCCTGGGTCGCGGGCAGATAGGCGCCGGCGGTGACCACCAGCGCCACACGGCATTGTTCCACCGGCTTGGCCAGGGGAACGGGTTCGGTCGGCACCGCGAAGCGGGTCCAGTCAAAGTCGGGCAGGGTTTTCCGGCGGACATACTCTTTTTCAATTTCGGTAAAGTCCATACGACACATTCCTCCGCAACGAGGTCTATGGTTGGAAATCGGGTTTTCGTTTCTTTTCCCTTTCAGGGAGAGGGAGCCTTGGCATCCGTCTCCTTCCCCACCTGTACACACCGGATGCCCCCATCCTTCATCCCGGCGCGGAAACAGCCGCTGCAGGATATGCAGAGGGCTCGGTGCGTTCGGTCCGCCTCCCACTTGCGAACG contains the following coding sequences:
- a CDS encoding glycine/sarcosine/betaine reductase selenoprotein B family protein — encoded protein: MDFTEIEKEYVRRKTLPDFDWTRFAVPTEPVPLAKPVEQCRVALVVTAGAYLPATQEPFQIRNPLGDDSYRILPGETTAEEIALSHPGYDTRRAKQDLDCVFPLNLLQQLAGAGTVGSVAPRHFSFMGYIPRTENLLWRTAPQVGRMLLEDQVDLALLVPS